gattaaatatttttattaattaattttgcatttttaggtaataaataaagttggatgaattgcggagcggaaaagagcagaaaagtagtgaaaggccgggaggaattacgcaaataTCTCAACCCAAGCCCGCCtcggttctcagccgtcagatcgaagcatttcagcatcctacggtcgctccattatcgcacatcaaactccgaagtccCCGCTTCACATCGCAGCGCCCATCTCAATCTTGAGCCGTCCTTTTTGCTGCATTTCCTCATCCTACGGTCTCTCCAATATcttcccatctcaccgttggatccacctaccatcttcacatccgacgcgtttcctcgcaaatcatcaccccttgccacacccgctcaacaccctaacttccaaacccatcgacctcaagccaaacactcccttctccccaaactgtcgacctcttcttctcttccccaaacttcctctcttccatcacctgcaactccttcaccatCATGCCCCGACattaccagacctcgagctccatcaCCACCTTCTTCCCCTTACTCATCCCTTTACTATAACTTGGCCCTATATACTTGTAGGTTTTGTGTGCGCTTTCGTTTTCACACCAGCAAGAAAGGTGGATTCTCATATGGCATCTTGATGTTTCTTTCAAGTTTCAGTTGTTTTTGTGGAAAATAACAAGGTATACTTTACCAGTTGTAGCAAGGTTTCAAAGAATTGCTAGAATGAACAATAGTAATTGTTTGTTGTGTGATATTAATATGGAGACTAAGGACCATTTGTTGCTTCATTGTCCTTTTTGCTAGAGCAGTATGGTTTGGAGTTTCTAAAGCCTTTATTCAAGATGTTGATACATACCATAATCTCAAAGATTGGATTTTATCATGGGCAGACATAGATCATTTAATATGCAGTGCTAGAAAAGAATTGCTTAATCTGGGTGTGATTACTATGTGGCATATTTGGAAGAGTAGATGTGTGAAAGTTTTTAAGGGAAAAAAATTGCATCCTAGAACCATCGTTCAACAAATTTTTCATTCACCAGTATAATATTTGCATACATTCTAGTCCTAGTAGAGTTCATCAATAGTCTAGTTTATCTGTGAATATGCATTGGCATCATCCTCCTTTCGATTGGCTTAAAATAAATGTTGATGCTTATATTCTACCTGCAACTAATAATGCCGGTGCGTTTCCTGTTGTTCGAAATCATACAGGATATTTTCTGGAAGCCGTCACTGAGGGCTAGAGATGTGGATTAGGTTAAAGCTCTTGTTGTGTTACAAGTTTCAAATTGGATTGCTAAAAAGagtctcagaaggatcataatagaaGGGGatgataaaactacaatgaaagCTCTATGGATAGGTCAGATGGAAGGTGTTAGAagggatgataaatatttgttgttTGAATGTTTAAGTGTTATTAGTGAGTTATCTGAAACTCAGGTTCAATATCATCTAAGAAAATGCAATAAGGCTGCTGATGCTTTGGCAAAATATGCTAGAATCCATCACTGTAATGGACAATGGGTGTCTGATCCTTTCAAAGTTTTTTTTTCGAAATGAGAAAgtttatattaaagagaaaaaagaatCCAATCCATACAACACTCAACTCGACACAGCAGATTAAGTTACATATGGATCACAGTCTCCCGGTTGTGCATGATATGCACATTGTTTATGTGTTTGAAAGTATCGTTTTCATGACACCACAAATTTAGAACCTGCTTAATATGAATAATGAGTTCATCCACATCTTAATTTCTTCCCCCAAACACCCTCTTGTTTCTTTCATCCCAAATGATCCAATCCAACGCATAAtgtataatattccacagttcTTTATACCTTCCAGTCAGCACATTGTTCCTCGAGGCTTCAAACAGTTCTAATATGCTACCAGGGATAGACCAAGAGATATGAAATGCTTTTATCAAGTGATCCCAAACTTTAAAGGTCGTTTGACAGTGTAAAAATAAATGATCTGCAGACTCATCCACCGTATTGCACATCATACAAAGAGAGCTATCAATTTCCACGCTTTTATGCCTCAGCATATCTCTTGTAGGTAGAGAATTGTTAAGATCTGCCCACAACATAAAACTAACTTTAGAGGGAATGTCGTTCTTCCACAGGAACTTACTATAGATACAAACTTCCATTGGACCAACTAGAGCATCGTAGCAAGCTTTAGTTGAGAAATTGTCACAAAACTCCACTTCACCATCACCATCAACCAGCGTAGACATTACCCAAATATCTTTTTAAGAGATCCCATTCAAGTTGTTCATTAGATTTTTAAGGATGCTTAAAATCACCTGACCATCTTCCTGCAAAAATCATATCCGCCACATAAGCTTGTTCCTTTGTGCAAGCTTTGAAAATAACCGGGAAAAGATCTTTAATACAACCATTCACCAACCATTTATCATACCAGAATCATATACCTTTTTCATTCCTCATCTTGAAACTCATAAAGTTTTGAACTTCAGGGACCATTCTTGAGACATTTTTCCACAAACTCTTtccttgaacttcatcatcaatgtTGGTAGCATCACATCCTCAGCAACTTTCATTTTCTGTTACACAATCCTCCTCCATAGCACTTTCTTTTGTCTTGAGTATTTCCACACCCATTTAACCATAAGAGATTTATTAGTCAATCTCAAACTCCTAACACCCAATCCACCATATTGCTTTGATATGCAGATTTTAGTCCATCCCACCCAAACCATTTTTGTCCTATCTTGTGTAGATCCCCATAAGAAGTTCCTCATTAAGGCCACCATCTTCTTTTCCACACAAGCAGGAAGGTTGAACAAGGACATGTAATACATTGGCAGGCTAGATAAACagtgtttaattaacactaatctcCCTTCTTTGTTTAAGTATTTCCTTTTCCAAGCAGAAAGCTTCAACTCCATCATCTCTATAACGGAGTCCATACAGAAATACATCTTGAACTAACACCAATAGGGAGACCAAGGTACTTTATAGGAAGCTTTTCAGTTTTACAGCCTAATTTTTTAGCTAGAACTTCTATAACATCATCTGCACCAACACTGATCATGGTACTCTTCTCAAGGTTTAATCTCATAATTGTAAGTGCTTCAAAAATTGATAGAATAATGAAAAGCCTTGTAACTTCATCAGAATTGGCATTCAAAAAAATGAGAGTATCATCAGCAAACTGCAGATGAGATATTATTGTACCAGCCACTTTGAAACCACTAAGTTGACCTCTTTCCACTGCATCATTCATTAGTTTTGATAGTATCTCCACCACCATGATAAAGAGGTAAGGACAAAGAGAATCTCCTTGTCTCAAACCTTTTTCTGGCTTGAACTTCTCAGTAGAGCTTCCATTCACTAGCACAGATAAGTGAGTAGAAGAAACACACCATTTAATCCAACCAATCCAATTCTCTCCAAATCCATGTTTGTGAAGGATGCAAAAtattatcaatatgatatgtataCTGAAAATTAGGATTCTCTCAGTTAGGCTTGAGTTTGTTAGTTAGTTGTAGGAGAGTGTGTCTTTGTGTTTGTTCGATTCTGATGGTTTAGTTTGTATCTTTGTGTTTACTTTTTAATTAGTAGTTGGTTTAGTTCGTTAGTTACTTTTGTGTCAGTTTTCAGTTTGTCCCTTGTATTGTATGGTATGTACTCTTGTTGTTTTCTCAATAGAACTTTATGTTATAAAGAAAAATGGCAGAGCCTGCGAAATTTCAGTATTTGTGACACCACTAGCTATTCTATCAACAGATTTGCAAAACCGAGAAACATTTCCAAATATTTTATTCTTAATACCCCAATATGAGACATTGATATACCTAGCGAACAATGGATTCAGATTTACTAACAGATATTATTACCACTTCATTGTTTGACTCAAAGATAACtttattagagcatctccaatgctaggggtgaaggtcaTCCCATATGGAGGTCATATTAACACCTTTTTGTTGTGGGTTAATCCCATGTGGCTAAACAAATGAAAGTAAAACTTTTTTACCTAAATTTGATATCCAATGCCAAGGTCCTAATAATGTTTTATAATTAAGAAACCTTAGTTTTGGAACTAAGAATTAATGATGTGTCGATAGACCTTGAGTCATAGAGAAGGTTAAGATACGACTTTCTCCTCGATAGACTGTGTTGTGGGTTATCTGTTTTGCTTTTACAAAATTCTTATTAATGGTATGTTTTACTCTTATTTTAGATATCATCTTTTCTTGGAAACTCGTTTTTATAGTTTCAGTTTTGGGATATTGAAGAATGAGATACCGGTCTTCTTTTGGATAGCCCAAACAAGTCTTTGCGTTACTGTGCATCAATTACTTTTTACTTTTCAAGTATCTGTTTTGCACTTGGTTGGAAAAGGGTCTTTAGGATTATGAAAtatcaaaaactgaaaaagttttTTACTGTCTTTTCTTTGACAGCTAAGTTTTGTACGCCAAAAACCCATACTTTCTCAAGCATGCCTTTCCCTAAAACTGTAGGAGGCTTTACCTCTACTACATAGGTTCCTATATCTCTCATTACGTGGATTTtttcatctattcttttggatttTATGTGTTGGCTATTTAATACCCTGGAAAATCTCCTTTTCGTTATCCCAGTTCCTCTTGCACACTTTTATTGCAGTGGAACTTTCTATCCGTCTTTTTAACTCTTCTCCGTAAGAGCTCGTTACTTCTTTTGTACTGTTTTTTGTTCAGTTTCTTTACTGCTCTTTCAGATTGTCTTTAATGAATCAGCCAATGCTTTTTCCAGTGGATTTACAACCCTTATTGACTCAACCAATTCTGAGACGTGCGTATACTAGAGACTCACCTCCTCCTCCTCGTTTTCCCCTGATCATTGAAAACATAAATAGTGAAACTTCTTTAGTGGGAAGAGTTTTCTCGACTTCTATTTTCGACAAGGCTTACATCAAATATGCTTTAAACTATCGATGGGGACCAAGAATCAAATTCACTATCTCTTTTATATCCGAAAATTTATTTCTAATTGAGTTCCATCAAAGGGAACATGTGTCTTTAATACTGGCTCATAGACCCTGGCAGGTATACCGTGATGCTTTTCCTACGTGTCTCATTTTCTCGGATGGTTTAATAGAAAGAGATGCATTGAAGTTTATATCAGTTTGGGTTCAGCTTTTAAACTTACAAAACTTTCATTATCTTGACTGCATAATAGCTAGGATTTGCAAAAAGATTGGTAGAGTCTCCAAAATATACCCACCAAATGCTATCCCTGAACCAGGTGATCCCCTTTTTGTGAAGGTTGAGCTTAATATTGAAAGAAAACTATTGAAATCTGTTAGAGCTAAGGTTGGGAATAATCCTGAATCGGTGATCTATTTTGTTTACATGAACCTTCCACATCGTATATGCCTAACATGTAACAGATTGGGTCATGTTCAGGAAAACTACGTCATTCTAGAAAAGCGTATGCTTGAAGGAAtttatgattcttctcctttcattgattttgatgatgaatctAAAAGCTGGGAGGATGAATTTAAGGTcctgttagatgaaaaaattgATCTGGATGTTCTTTCCGACACATCTTTAAGCTctccagcttttctttctccttaaaaACCTTAAAGAGAAGAAAGTGTAACAAAATTGATTGTCTTTTAAACCAAAATGGggaaattttgaaacaaaaaactcAAATTGCGGAGGAACTGAAAACGCATTTTGAAACTCTGTTCACTGTCTCTCCTACTGTCCCTGACCAAGAGCTTATGAATCTTATACCTAAGGTCATTTCAGAGCAGGACAATGAGGATTTACTACGGATTCCAACTTCAGGCGAAGTTTGGATGGTGGTAAAATCAATGAAGTCAAACAAATCGCCAGGGCCAGATGGTTTCCTGGTGATTTTTTTTAAACACAATTGGTTACTAGTTGGGAGTCAAATAGTTGCAATAGTACAAAATGTTTATGTAACAAAAACAATTAACCCAAAGTTAAATGAGACCTTTCTTTTCTTAATTCCTAAAATAAAACAACCAAAATTCCCTAGTGATTTCAGACCAATAGGATTGAGTAATACCCCTTATAAAATTCTATCTAAACTTTTAGCAAATAGATTGAAAATTCACTTAGAAAAAATGATTTCACCTTTCCAGTCGGCATTCTTGTCTTCCAGACAAATTGCTAATAATATTATGGTGGCACATGAAGTGTTCCACTcaataaagaaaatgaaaacaaaaaagggAGTATTAGGCATCAAAATAGACATGtccaaggcgttcgacatagtcAACTGGAATTTTTTACTCCAAACTCTATTTGCCTTTGGTTTTAGTAAGGATTGGTGTAATCTAATCTATCAATGCGTCTCGACTGCCTCAATCGCAGTCCTTCTAAATGGTTCGCCATGTGATTTCTTCACTCCTACGAGAGGGTTAAAGGCAAGGAGATCCAATATATCCTTACCTTTTTCTAATATGCATGGATGTTTTCTCTAGGCTCCTTTCAGCAAAGGAGAAAAACAAACATATAACCGAAATTAAAATTTCTAGACATGGTACCCCAATCTCTCACCTTCTTTTTGCAGACGAATATCTGTTATTTTCTAAAGCAAGTATTGTTAACTGTAAAACCCTTTTAAATATAATTAACCAATTTAGTAGTGCGTCGGGCCAGCTAATAAACTTCTCTAAGTAAAGTATTTTCTTTAGTAAAAAATACATTCTAGACACCAACTAATCATGATTAGACTGATGAAGATTAAGAAAAATAGCATTACAGACTCCTACTTAGGTGCTCCTTTATTTGTTGATAGGTCAAAAATTAAGACCTCTGATAAAATTGTTACAAATATGGAAAACAAAGCTCAAACTTGGAATGGTACAACTTTACTCCAAGCTAGTAAAAAAGTCCTAATCAAATCTGCTTTCTTTATCTAGTCTGCCAATATATCAAATGAGTTGCTTTTCCTTGCCTATAAAAATCACAGATAAAATTGATATTGTCCAAAGGGACTTGTGGTGGGGTAAACAGAAAAATTCAAAGGGTTATTATCCCATTAGTTGGGGTTTTATGTGTGAACCAACTGAAGTATGAGGTCTAGGGTTTAAGGAAGCAAACAAAATGAATAAAGCAATGATTGCTAAATTAGCATGGGGAATAGCAACTCAACAAAATACCCTTTTAGGCTCTGTTCTTAAGAACAAATACTTTAAAAATACTACAATTTTCCATTCCAAAAAACATTATAATGCTTCGTGGATATGGAGATGTGTTATACAGGGAGTTTCTTTAATTCTCAAATACAGCTGCTGGGAGGTAGGCGATGGTAAGTATATACACATTTGGACAAATAAATGGGTCCAAGGTATGGCACAAAACCTCATAACTTATTGTGGTAATCAACAAAACTTTTTAACACTTGTATCTGAGTTGATAGACTCAAATACTAAAAAGTGGAATGTAATGAAAGTCAAAAGTAGCTTTGCACCAGAAATTGCAGATAAGATTCTAGGAATTAGAATTTTTACTAACCAAAAAGGGTCACTGAAACAAGATAGACTAAAATGGCTTCTTACAAATGATGGAAATTTTACCGCTAAATCTATGTACAGAATTAGTATTTTTTATAAAGCCTAAACCCCCTTGGTATATTGGATTACATAAGAAATCATAAGACTTAATGTAAATACCCTTAGAATTAGTATTTTTTACCCTCCAAAAGTCCCTTTGAATGTCgtttattctttttattatctttttaggaagaataaagcATCCCATACTGAAAATAGGCATACTGGAAAGAACAGATTTGTTTAAAACAATTTTACTTGGCTGTGACAAGATCTTCCCAAgccagttttttattttttattccattttTTCAATGATCTTCAGTTTAAATCTATCTATGAACAGAGGTACACCTAAATGTGTATCCTTAATGTTGattttctttatcttcatcaatCTACAAATGATGCATATGTGTTTCTTGTGATTTTTTTTGCTAAAAAAGAGACCTGACTTTTCAAATTTTATTACTTGACCTGATGTTGCACTAAAAATTTGTATGGCTTCTAATAAGTTTTTGCAACTAGCTATGTCGGCCTTAGTGAAAAGGAGCAAATCATCTGCGAAAAAAAGATGAGAGATGGGGGGGAGGGGGAGTAAGTTTTATCCCCTGAACTTTTTTTGTGTTTTGAAGATGATTTAACAGACGCGAAAAAGAGTATGAAGAGGTAGGGAGATAAAGGGTCTCCCTTCCTAATGCCCCTGGATGGATTGAAGTCTCTATAAGGTATTCATTAAGTAGAACAGAAATGGAAGACGTAGAGAGACATTGATGTATAAGCTGACACCAATGTTCAGAAAAGCCAAAAGCAGTTAGAGTTTTTATTAAGAAATTCCAATTGACTATGTCGAAGGCTTTCGACATGTCAATTTTGAGCCCTATATTGCctgttttctttttactttttttcattGAGTGAACTACCTCGTGGGCTACTATTATGTTATCGGAAATTTTTCTAGAAGAAAGAAAAGCTGACTGTAAAGGGGAGATTATTTTTTCTAGAGTTCTCTTAAATCTATTGGCCAAAATCTTTGCTATATTTTATAAGGGGTGTTACATAAGTCAATTGGCCTAAAATCAGCAGGAGATATAGGGTGTTTTTTCTTGGGGATTAAGAACAAAAAGGTTTTATTTAGTTCAGGGTGCAGATGCCTAGTTGTGAAGAAATATTGGATGACTGAGACTAACTGAGGGCCAACTATTCCCCAATTATGTTTAAAGAAACTCACCGGGAATCCATCAGGACCCGGTGCTTTGTTTGGTTTCAGCTTTTTGATTACTTCACAAATTTCCTCGGTTGTTGGTGTAATTGTTACTTCTAGATTTTCATCTATAGAAATACAAGGATTAATGTGTGAGAAGATCAGTTCATCTGAAGCCAAAGAACTTTCAGTGAACAGATCAGAGAAGTAAGAGGTTAAAACTTCTTCAATCTCTGGTCTTGCTGAGACAACATTATTATCCTTGTCTTGGATACACTCTATATGGTTTCTTTTCCTTCTATTCAAGGTAGTTACATGAAAGAATGTAGTATTTCTTTTACCTAGAGCTACAGTGTTATTTCTAGACTGTTGCCTAGCTATTTCTTCTTGTGTATCGTACAGTGCTTCTAGCTCTAGTAGTTTTTTGTTAGTCGGAGAAGATACGGCAGCAGAAGCTGGTTGAGCATTCAAATTGTCAATTACTTTTAGAAGTAATTAGATTTTTTGGTTAGGTTTTCCAAAAACGACTTTTTTCTAGGTACTAAGGTTATGAGTTAGTGTTGAAATATTTGCTATTAGATCTATTGTTGTGTTCCCTGAGTTTAGAGTCC
This portion of the Papaver somniferum cultivar HN1 chromosome 11, ASM357369v1, whole genome shotgun sequence genome encodes:
- the LOC113324369 gene encoding uncharacterized protein LOC113324369; the encoded protein is MSTLVDGDGEVEFCDNFSTKACYDALVGPMEVCIYSKFLWKNDIPSKVSFMLWADLNNSLPTRDMLRHKSVEIDSSLCMMCNTVDESADHLFLHCQTTFKVWDHLIKAFHISWSIPGSILELFEASRNNVLTGRYKELWNIIHYALDWIIWDERNKRVFGGRN